One genomic region from Proteus vulgaris encodes:
- a CDS encoding ABC transporter permease, which produces MSHTLALPEKKRRDPIFLWILIAWMAFALLPSWSLDYGLLDSTADELLTSYGWSSVNISWLWFLLPSLLLFRPLTAPKRENRSRHYFDAGFALFCAFIAIVSATLEGRGLGYSAIILFISLGMIMKTALTRLEWLGGDSFVIGSLIAVVALIGAFIIFPSIAIFIPMFKDSAGNFAPFEFIAILSQAHIVQVMLNSIVLSIAVGIGCTFFGLILAIYTSRIAVRSAIIGRVFSILPIVTPPFVVGLGVTLMMGRSGYVTEFLATYAGLENTNWLYGFTGIWLAQVLAFTPMSFMILDGAIKTIHPSLEEASYTLRANRYQTFFNVFMPLLKPALANAFLIVIVQSLADFSNPLVLGGNFDVIATQIYFYITGSQLDYQSASTLGASLLVFSLLVFCVQYMWIGKRSYVTVSGKSYRGDVQPLPSSLIAFVTTVLGIWVVFNILLYGSIFYGSFTVNWGVDYTLTLDNFIKLFGQGMSDGAWPSLLDTLLYAGIAAPITAILGLLIAYIVVRQDFKGKKSIEFTTMLCFAVPGTVAGVSYILAFNDSPFYLTGTAAIVIISMTMRNVPVGIRAGIAGLGQIDKSLDEASLSLRANSMRTIFYVLLPLLRPAILSALIYSFVRAITTVSAIVFLVTPDTRVATAYILNRVEDGEYGVAIAYGSILIVVMLAIIFLFDYLIGEARVSRSKAKNAQ; this is translated from the coding sequence ATGTCTCACACACTCGCTTTACCTGAAAAAAAGAGGCGGGATCCCATATTTTTATGGATCCTAATTGCATGGATGGCATTTGCTTTACTGCCGTCATGGAGCCTTGATTACGGTCTTTTAGATTCTACCGCAGATGAATTACTCACCTCTTACGGCTGGAGTAGCGTTAATATCAGTTGGCTCTGGTTTTTATTACCAAGTTTACTGTTATTTCGCCCATTAACTGCCCCTAAGCGTGAAAATCGCTCTCGCCACTATTTTGATGCAGGTTTTGCGCTGTTTTGTGCATTTATTGCAATCGTTAGTGCAACCCTCGAAGGACGTGGTTTAGGTTATTCTGCGATCATCCTCTTTATTTCCCTGGGAATGATCATGAAAACCGCCTTAACGCGCCTTGAATGGCTGGGTGGTGATAGCTTTGTTATTGGCTCTTTAATCGCCGTTGTGGCACTGATTGGTGCCTTTATCATCTTCCCAAGTATCGCTATTTTTATTCCGATGTTTAAAGATAGCGCGGGCAATTTTGCACCTTTTGAATTTATCGCTATTTTAAGCCAAGCTCATATTGTGCAAGTGATGCTCAACTCTATTGTGCTCTCTATCGCAGTGGGTATCGGTTGTACTTTCTTTGGTTTAATTCTGGCAATTTATACGTCTCGTATTGCGGTACGTTCTGCCATTATTGGTCGTGTATTTTCTATCTTGCCTATCGTAACGCCTCCTTTTGTTGTCGGTTTGGGCGTGACATTAATGATGGGACGCTCTGGCTATGTGACAGAGTTTCTCGCCACTTACGCAGGACTTGAAAATACCAACTGGTTATATGGTTTTACAGGGATTTGGTTAGCTCAAGTGCTCGCCTTTACCCCAATGTCATTTATGATTTTAGATGGTGCGATTAAAACCATTCATCCTTCATTAGAAGAAGCGTCTTACACCTTAAGAGCCAACCGCTATCAAACTTTCTTTAACGTCTTTATGCCGTTACTTAAGCCCGCGTTAGCCAATGCGTTTTTAATTGTAATTGTGCAATCTCTGGCTGACTTTAGTAACCCGCTAGTTTTAGGGGGTAACTTTGACGTTATCGCCACACAAATTTACTTCTATATCACGGGCTCTCAACTGGATTATCAATCAGCCAGTACATTAGGTGCGTCACTGTTAGTTTTCTCACTATTAGTGTTCTGTGTGCAGTATATGTGGATTGGTAAACGCTCTTACGTCACGGTATCTGGTAAATCTTATCGCGGTGACGTTCAACCTCTTCCATCTTCACTGATTGCATTTGTGACGACCGTTTTAGGTATTTGGGTTGTCTTTAATATCCTGCTCTATGGCAGTATTTTCTACGGCAGTTTCACCGTTAACTGGGGGGTTGATTACACCTTAACACTCGATAACTTTATCAAACTATTTGGTCAAGGAATGAGTGACGGTGCATGGCCTTCGTTGTTAGATACCTTGTTATATGCAGGTATTGCAGCACCGATTACAGCCATTCTAGGACTATTAATTGCCTATATCGTGGTACGCCAAGACTTTAAAGGTAAGAAAAGTATCGAGTTCACGACAATGCTTTGTTTTGCTGTACCGGGAACCGTCGCAGGTGTCTCTTATATTCTTGCGTTTAACGACTCGCCTTTCTATTTAACGGGAACAGCTGCAATTGTCATTATCTCTATGACAATGCGTAACGTGCCTGTGGGGATACGTGCGGGTATTGCGGGATTAGGGCAAATTGATAAATCTCTTGATGAAGCCTCTCTAAGTTTAAGAGCGAACTCAATGAGAACCATTTTCTATGTGCTATTACCGTTATTGCGCCCTGCTATTTTATCTGCGCTGATTTATAGCTTTGTGCGTGCCATTACCACAGTCAGTGCCATCGTTTTCCTTGTTACACCAGATACACGCGTTGCCACTGCTTATATTTTGAACCGTGTTGAAGATGGTGAATACGGCGTCGCAATTGCCTATGGCTCGATTTTAATCGTTGTGATGTTGGCAATTATTTTCTTATTTGACTATTTGATTGGCGAAGCCCGTGTTTCACGCTCTAAAGCCAAAAATGCACAGTAA
- a CDS encoding ABC transporter substrate-binding protein: protein MKLKTLSTLVAAGLALSAVSLSTNAAGRLVVYCSATNAMCEAETKAFAEKYDVKTTFVRNGSGSTLAKIEAEKRNPQADVWYGGTMDPHSQAGEMDLLEPYVSPNLDQIMPQFRDPAKRKGNYSSAVYVGILGFGVNKDRLKEKGIAIPTCWKDLIKPEYKGEIQIADPQSSGTAYTALATFDQLWGTEQAFDYLKKINTNISQYTKSGIAPARNAARGEAAIGIGFLHDYSLEVENGAPLELISPCEGTGYEIGGVSIIKNARNMDNAKLFVDWTLSKEAQEISWKEGKSYQILTNTSAESSPMALKLSDLKLINYDMDKYGDSEVRKELINKWVTEVKMGK from the coding sequence ATGAAATTGAAAACCCTCTCTACACTCGTTGCTGCTGGTCTGGCTCTTTCTGCGGTTAGCTTATCAACAAATGCAGCTGGTCGCTTAGTAGTTTACTGTAGTGCGACAAATGCAATGTGTGAAGCTGAAACAAAAGCTTTTGCCGAAAAGTATGATGTTAAAACGACCTTTGTTCGTAATGGTTCAGGAAGTACTTTAGCTAAAATCGAAGCTGAAAAACGTAATCCACAAGCTGACGTTTGGTATGGCGGTACAATGGATCCTCACTCACAAGCGGGTGAAATGGATCTGCTAGAGCCTTATGTTTCTCCTAATCTTGATCAAATCATGCCACAATTTCGTGATCCGGCTAAACGCAAAGGTAACTACTCTTCTGCGGTTTATGTCGGTATTTTAGGTTTTGGCGTTAATAAAGATCGCTTAAAAGAAAAAGGCATCGCCATTCCAACGTGCTGGAAAGATTTAATTAAACCTGAATATAAAGGTGAAATTCAAATCGCTGATCCACAAAGCTCAGGTACAGCTTACACTGCACTGGCAACCTTTGACCAATTATGGGGCACTGAACAAGCCTTTGATTATCTTAAGAAAATCAATACCAACATTTCTCAATACACCAAATCAGGTATTGCTCCAGCACGAAATGCAGCTCGTGGTGAAGCCGCTATTGGTATTGGTTTCTTACATGACTACTCATTAGAAGTTGAAAATGGCGCTCCACTTGAATTGATTTCACCTTGTGAAGGTACAGGCTATGAAATCGGTGGTGTGAGTATCATTAAAAATGCCCGTAATATGGATAACGCAAAATTATTCGTAGATTGGACACTCTCAAAAGAAGCTCAGGAAATTAGCTGGAAAGAAGGTAAATCTTACCAAATTCTAACCAATACCTCGGCTGAATCTTCACCAATGGCGCTGAAATTATCAGACTTAAAACTCATTAACTACGACATGGATAAATATGGCGATAGTGAAGTGCGTAAAGAGCTGATTAATAAGTGGGTTACCGAAGTAAAAATGGGTAAATAG
- the uhpC gene encoding MFS transporter family glucose-6-phosphate receptor UhpC, producing the protein MSGKNSASINKTYNFWRKNLMLSMIIGYATFYLTRKSVNFVMPVMQVELNLDKGDIGWIASLFYLTYGLSKFVSGIFHDKWGYRWFMGVGLVMTGIMNIIFAYCLSFPALLLVWALNGFFQGFGWPPCARLLTHWYSRNERGFWWGLWNISINLGGMSLPILTAWLATHYSWQVALLVPGIIGIIIGLWLCVRLKGTPAEEGLPTVGVWRRDVFELRQEQSSPPKPMLTILKETILFNRMIWLLGFSYILVYLIRMAINDWGNIWLSETHGANLLSANAILSLFEVGGLLGALCSGWGSDLLFRGQRAPMILLFSLGLFTAVTALWLIPIHHYALLAACFFSIGFFVFGPQMLIGLAATEYCHKNAAGTVTGYLGLFAYLGAAMAGWPLSQVMAHYGWTGMFALLTSAAALMGLLLMPLLIADVSKQEHLVGPLSFSDDDTFKRF; encoded by the coding sequence ATGTCAGGTAAAAATTCGGCATCAATTAATAAGACCTATAACTTTTGGCGCAAAAATTTAATGCTGTCGATGATTATCGGTTATGCCACTTTCTATCTCACACGTAAAAGCGTCAACTTTGTGATGCCCGTTATGCAGGTTGAATTGAATTTAGATAAAGGGGATATCGGTTGGATAGCCAGCCTTTTTTATCTCACTTACGGTTTATCTAAATTTGTTTCCGGTATTTTCCATGACAAATGGGGATACCGCTGGTTTATGGGTGTGGGATTAGTCATGACAGGCATTATGAATATTATTTTTGCCTATTGTCTTTCGTTTCCCGCACTGCTTTTGGTCTGGGCACTAAATGGTTTCTTTCAAGGCTTTGGCTGGCCTCCTTGTGCAAGGTTGTTAACACACTGGTATTCACGCAATGAACGCGGTTTCTGGTGGGGATTATGGAATATCTCAATCAACCTTGGTGGGATGAGTCTTCCCATTTTAACTGCGTGGCTAGCGACGCATTATAGTTGGCAAGTCGCACTGCTTGTTCCCGGTATTATCGGCATCATCATCGGGTTGTGGTTGTGTGTACGATTAAAAGGTACTCCCGCAGAGGAAGGGCTTCCTACTGTGGGTGTGTGGCGGCGCGATGTTTTTGAATTACGTCAAGAGCAGTCATCTCCCCCTAAACCTATGCTAACTATTTTGAAAGAGACCATTTTATTTAACCGAATGATTTGGTTACTGGGTTTTTCCTATATTTTGGTTTATCTCATACGTATGGCGATTAACGATTGGGGAAATATCTGGTTATCAGAAACACATGGCGCCAACTTATTGAGTGCTAATGCCATTCTCTCTTTGTTTGAAGTGGGTGGCTTACTCGGGGCGTTATGTTCAGGCTGGGGCTCGGATTTATTATTCCGTGGCCAACGAGCACCAATGATATTGCTGTTTTCACTCGGACTTTTTACCGCAGTAACAGCACTTTGGTTAATTCCAATTCATCATTATGCTTTGCTCGCAGCTTGTTTTTTTAGTATCGGTTTTTTTGTGTTTGGACCACAGATGTTAATCGGGCTTGCTGCAACAGAATATTGCCATAAAAACGCAGCAGGCACGGTAACTGGCTACTTGGGATTGTTTGCCTATTTAGGGGCGGCAATGGCAGGTTGGCCATTAAGTCAGGTCATGGCGCATTATGGTTGGACTGGGATGTTTGCGTTATTAACCAGTGCTGCGGCCTTAATGGGACTCTTACTAATGCCGTTGTTGATTGCTGATGTTAGCAAACAAGAGCATTTAGTTGGCCCACTTTCATTTTCCGATGACGACACATTTAAAAGGTTCTGA
- a CDS encoding MASE1 domain-containing sensor histidine kinase — protein sequence MKRGLRFLLQSLFLLLTYSLLWLSLWVIGFYLSKNGQQAALFLPQGLRLALIILLWRRFWLPMLFAEWGLYYWLAQEQLITHTIIYLSPILSLVVALEVQRIWWRYPLYWQRLTLLIGAVGFNSLLQAFILGFFINTTSGIFLTSVTGGILLAPFVFLLYEYLRELQSRALVSDGTPDPPLRTSLLMWGFLFCLIGLSAQFFLTPEIERLLVILVFIPNVFMAYRYGWQGGVLSALLGSLIITFARQVNGAFNDLRELEMFLTTQAIIGIGLGIAISRQQQLAHNLRHYRLRLEQELQARRDLMEKLVHTEEDVKKAIARELHDEIGQNITAIQIQSMLIKRTADNDKTRQTGEQIERLALQIHQSTRQLLRQLRPPVLEEMSLEKALHHLINEFAFDDNGITCNFNYSLDKEPENETIIFTLYRLVQELLNNISKHANATYIQVSLTQNQNRLRLIISDNGVGMLPTSLSAQQSSGFGLRGIEERIRALGGEWEVINHHGTKIIVNLPTNSKENSEN from the coding sequence ATGAAACGGGGACTACGTTTTCTTCTTCAATCCCTCTTTTTATTACTCACCTACTCTCTACTTTGGCTATCACTTTGGGTAATTGGCTTCTATTTAAGTAAAAATGGGCAACAAGCCGCCCTTTTCTTACCCCAAGGTCTGCGATTAGCCCTGATAATTTTACTCTGGCGTCGCTTTTGGCTTCCGATGTTATTTGCAGAATGGGGGCTTTATTACTGGTTGGCGCAAGAGCAATTAATTACCCACACCATTATTTATCTGTCTCCAATACTAAGCCTCGTTGTTGCGCTAGAAGTTCAGCGTATTTGGTGGCGATATCCTCTTTATTGGCAACGCTTAACCCTATTAATTGGTGCCGTAGGTTTTAATAGCCTACTACAAGCCTTTATTCTCGGTTTCTTTATTAATACCACCAGCGGGATTTTCCTCACATCGGTAACGGGCGGCATATTACTCGCGCCTTTTGTCTTTTTACTTTATGAATATCTTCGTGAATTACAAAGTCGCGCCTTAGTCTCTGATGGTACTCCCGATCCTCCGTTAAGAACGTCCTTGCTGATGTGGGGATTTCTATTTTGCCTGATCGGGTTAAGTGCTCAATTTTTCTTAACCCCTGAAATAGAGCGCTTATTAGTTATCCTTGTATTTATTCCTAATGTCTTTATGGCTTACCGTTATGGCTGGCAAGGTGGTGTTTTATCCGCACTGTTAGGCAGTTTGATTATTACTTTTGCTCGCCAAGTTAATGGCGCTTTTAATGATTTGCGTGAGTTAGAAATGTTCTTAACCACACAAGCCATTATCGGTATTGGCTTAGGGATCGCGATCAGTCGCCAACAGCAACTTGCTCATAATTTACGTCATTACCGTTTACGCCTAGAACAAGAGTTACAAGCTCGCCGTGACTTAATGGAAAAACTGGTTCATACCGAAGAGGATGTTAAAAAAGCCATTGCTCGCGAATTGCATGATGAAATTGGGCAAAATATTACAGCGATCCAAATTCAATCGATGCTAATCAAAAGAACTGCGGATAACGACAAAACACGCCAAACCGGAGAGCAAATCGAACGACTCGCCCTACAAATTCATCAATCTACACGTCAACTACTCCGACAATTACGCCCTCCTGTTTTGGAGGAGATGTCGCTTGAAAAAGCCCTTCATCATTTAATCAATGAGTTTGCTTTTGATGACAATGGCATTACCTGTAATTTTAATTACTCGTTAGATAAAGAGCCTGAAAACGAAACTATTATTTTTACCCTCTACCGTTTGGTGCAAGAGCTGTTAAACAACATTAGTAAACATGCTAACGCAACCTATATCCAAGTCTCACTGACTCAAAATCAAAACCGTTTACGGCTAATTATTAGTGATAATGGCGTTGGTATGTTGCCGACATCATTATCAGCACAACAAAGCAGTGGCTTTGGATTACGCGGCATAGAAGAACGCATTCGCGCTTTAGGCGGAGAATGGGAAGTGATTAACCATCACGGTACGAAAATAATTGTTAACTTACCCACAAATTCAAAAGAAAACAGTGAAAACTAA
- a CDS encoding response regulator transcription factor: MIKVALVDDHIVVRSGFAQLLMLEPDIHIVGEYSNGQEAWPYLAHDDIDVAVMDLSMPGESGLQLQSRLKQKRPDFRTIILSIYDTPAFVQSALDSGARGYLTKRCGPEELVQAVRAVHQGGCYLCSDAMKALRQTPEKEDALHTLTPREREIFNLLVQGVNVKTIAVQLNLSHKTVHVHRANVLGKLGCETTIDLVHFALKNQLITGSL, translated from the coding sequence ATGATAAAAGTTGCTTTAGTAGATGATCACATTGTTGTGCGTTCTGGTTTTGCACAACTCTTAATGCTAGAACCCGATATTCACATCGTGGGTGAATATTCTAATGGGCAAGAAGCATGGCCTTATTTAGCACATGACGATATTGATGTTGCCGTTATGGATCTCTCTATGCCCGGCGAAAGCGGTCTACAACTCCAAAGCCGTTTAAAACAAAAACGCCCTGATTTCCGAACGATTATTTTAAGTATCTATGACACTCCAGCCTTTGTTCAAAGTGCACTAGACTCTGGTGCTCGCGGTTATTTAACCAAACGTTGTGGCCCTGAAGAGTTAGTACAAGCGGTACGCGCTGTACATCAAGGTGGCTGTTATCTCTGTTCTGATGCCATGAAAGCATTGCGACAAACACCTGAAAAAGAAGATGCACTACATACCTTAACACCGCGTGAAAGAGAGATTTTTAATCTGTTAGTTCAAGGTGTTAATGTCAAAACTATTGCCGTACAGCTTAATCTTAGCCATAAAACCGTACACGTTCATCGAGCCAATGTACTAGGCAAATTAGGCTGTGAAACCACCATCGATTTAGTTCATTTCGCCTTAAAGAATCAGTTGATCACAGGCTCGCTGTAA
- the panD gene encoding aspartate 1-decarboxylase produces the protein MLRTMLQGKLHRVKVTQADLHYEGSCAIDQDFMDAAGILENEAIDIYNVDNGERFSTYAICAERGSRIISVNGAAARRAAVGDRLIICSYVQIPDSDARSHKPNIAYFEDNNEMKRIAKAVPVQVA, from the coding sequence CATCGCGTAAAAGTGACACAAGCCGATCTTCATTATGAAGGCTCTTGTGCAATCGATCAGGATTTTATGGATGCTGCTGGCATTCTTGAAAATGAAGCTATCGATATTTATAACGTTGATAATGGCGAACGTTTTTCAACTTATGCCATTTGTGCAGAAAGAGGTTCACGAATTATTTCTGTCAACGGTGCAGCCGCTCGTCGTGCCGCTGTTGGCGATCGCTTAATTATTTGCTCTTATGTACAAATTCCTGATAGCGACGCGCGTAGCCATAAGCCAAACATTGCGTATTTTGAAGACAACAATGAAATGAAGCGCATTGCCAAAGCGGTGCCTGTTCAAGTTGCTTAA